CCTGGCCGAGTCCCTCGGCGGCACGGAGACCCTGCTGACGCACCCGCCCACCATGTGCCACTCGTACCTGACGCCGGAGCAGAGGCTCGAGGTGGGCATCCACGAGAACCTCTTCCGTCTGTCGGTCGGCGTAGAGCACGCGGACGACATCATCGAGCAGCTGAAAGCCGCGCTCGACGCCGCCTCTTCCTGGAACTCCGTTTCCGAGTTAGTCGGTTAGAGCCGGGGAACTCCGGCAGCCGGGGATTAGCCGCCAGCCGTTGGCAGTTAGCAGTTAGCGAAACGGCTTCTTACGGGCACACTACGGGAGCCGGCCAGCCGGGTGCCGTGTCCCGCTCCATGTAGCTTGCGGCTAAATCCCACGAACGTCCGGCGCTCGACTCCCCCGCCGCGTTCGCCGCCGTCACCACGATCCACACGTCCGGCGCTCCCATCACGTAATCCAGCCGCGCCGTCCCCGGCTCTCCTCCAGGCCCGAGCGGCGCCAAGCACCCGCTCTGACCCGCCGGAAACCCGTACCACGTCCCTATCGCTTCCTCATATACCACGTAGGCGGTTGCTCCACACCCGGACTCATCCTCAACGTCCACCAGCGTCCCCGCTGTATTCACTACCCTCAGCGGCGGCACACCAAAAGGAAAACTGTCCGTGTCCGACGGCTCACACGGTTCCCCGCCATTGCAAATACAGTTCGTGACATCCTCTGGAGGCGACGTCCCAAAGCACGTGCCGTCAAACACCGTCACGGTGTAGATGCCCGTCGAATCGCACGGCACCTGGATAGTCTGCGTCGTCGCCCCGTCGCCGGGCTCGCCCGGAGGCACCGTGCTCCACGAGTAGCTCAAGTAGCCCGCGCCGGCATCCAGCGTCGAGAACGGAACACCGCAGGTCTCAATGATCACGGGCGTCGGCAGCGGGTTCACCGTCACCACGATGGAATTCGTAGTGACCGTGTTGCCGCAGATCAGATCGTTGTCCGTCACGTCGCAGAAGTAGGTATCGGCCACACCCACCGTGATCGTCTGCGTCGTCTCGCCGCCCGGACTCCACAGGTACGTGAAAGGTCCGACGCCGTCGTCCGGCGTGGCCTCCAGGTCAACCGAGCCGCCTTCGCAGAACGTCGTCGGCCCGAGCGCCGTCGCCGTCGCGCTCGTGATGCAACACGAACCCATGCAGTTCGAGACATCCTCTGCGGGCGACGTCCCGAAGCACGTGCCGTCAAACACCGTCACGGTGTAGGAGCCCGTCGAATCGCACGACGGAACCTGGATCGTCTGCGTCGTCGCCCCGTCGCCGGGCTCGCCCGGAGGCACCGAGGTCCACGAGTAGCTCACGTAGCCCGCGCCGGCATCCAGCGTCGTGTTCGGAGCACCGCAGGTCTCCAAGATCACGGGCGTCGGCAGCGGATTCACCGTCACCGTCGTGCCCGGAACGGTCGTGTCTGAGCACGCCGGCACCGCGCTGTCCGTAATCGTTACGCTGTACACGCCGGCCGTCGTCACCGTGATCGCCGTCGTCGTCTCGCCGCCCGGCGCCCACAGGTACGCGAACGGAGGCGTACCGGTCGCGGAGCTCGNNNNNNNNNNNNNNNNNNNNNNNNNNNNNNNNNNNNNNNNNNNNNNNNNNNNNNNNNNNNNNNNNNNNNNNNNNNNNNNNNNNNNNNNNNNNNNNNNNNNGATAGATAGCACGCTGGCGTAGCTCAACGGTAGAGCAGCTGATTTGTAATCAGCAGGTTGGGGGTTCAAGTCCCTCCGCCAGCTCTCTTTTCATGGAAGGGGCCCGGCCCAAAGGGCGGGGTAAAGCAAGCCTGGGGGCTTGTCCCGACGTCTGCGCGTCGGGATTCAAGTCCCTCCGCCAGCTCCAGATTTTTGGTTTGGTTGAAGATGCGTTCCAACTTCCCGCGCGGGCGCGGGGCGAAAACCCCACATGGCCTGCGGATGGTCATATAATTGGATTTTCTCTCGTATCCCTGCGATAGTGTATTTTTCAAGGATAAGATTCACGGCAGCAAACGGAACACGATGTTCCGTTAGCTGAGGCGCGGAGCAAAGGAGAAGCCCGGTGGACGCCATGGCCCTGGAACTGTTGAACACCATCAACGGAAACGTCATTTGGGGACCGTATTTCATGATCCCCATCCTGATCCTTACCGGGATCTTTCTGACTTTCCGTCTCGGTTTCGTGCAGGTGCGCCACTTGCGCCATGCCTTCGCCCTCATCTCCGGCCGCTACGACAACCCTCATGATGAAGGAGATATTACTCATTTCCAGGCGCTCAGCGCGGCGCTGGCCGCCACGATCGGCATCGGGAACATCGCCGGCGTCGCGACCGCCATCCACATGGGAGGCCCCGGCGCGGTCTTCTGGATGTGGGTGACGGCGTTTTTCGGCATGGCCATCAAGTACAGCTCCTGCATGCTGGCGGTGCGACACCGCAAGCTCCACGAGGGCGGCTCCGTGAGCGGAGGCCCGATGTACTTCATCGAGCTCGGCTTGGGTAAAAGTTTTCGATGGCTCGCCGTTTTGTTCGCCACGTGCGCGGCCGTCTCCTCGTTCGGCACCGGAAACATGGTGCAGTCGAACACGGTGGCGCAGGGCATGAGGGCGCACTTTGGAATCCCTCCGTACGTGACGGGCTTCGTGCTCGCGGTTTTCTTATGTCTCGTCATAGTCGGCGGCATCCGGCGCATCGGCCAGGTGGCAAGCCGCCTCGTGCCGGCCATGTGCACGCTCTACATTGCGGGCGCCGTCGTCATCCTGGTCCACTACGTGCGGGACATCCCGGAAGCGTTCGCCTCGATACTTCAAAGCGCCCTCGCCCCCACGGCGGCCACGGGGGGATTCCTCGGGTGCGCCGTGATGATGACCCTGCGCTGGGGGGTGGCGCGGGGACTTTTCTCGAACGAATCGGGGCTGGGGACGGCCCCCATCGCCCACGCCGCGGCGAAAACCAAGGAGCCCGTGCGCGAGGGCCTGGTGGCCATGGTCGGGCCCTTCATCGACACGATCATCATCTGCACCATGACCGCGCTCGTCATCATCACGACGGGCGTGTGGAGCGACAGCTTCGAAAAACACCTTCCTTCCGAGGCAGTGGAGATCCGGAGCGGGGCGCCCGAGGCCGCGGACCATGCGTCGGTTTCTGAATTGCCTCCGTTCACGGGAACCCTTCACGCGGAGCAGGGGCACGTCCTCTCTCCGGATGAGCTCTCCTTCCTTGCCCGCGACGGGTTGGCGAAGGACCCCCTCCTTATCGGGCGGGACGGGAATCCGTTTACGGGCGCAATCCAGGTGGAGGAGGGAAGCATCGTGTCCCCGGAGGTCGGCGTGCGCGCCGGGGTGCTCCTCACGGGAGCGGAACTCACGGCGGAAGGCTTCAAGCGCGGGCTTCCCGGAACGTGGGGCAATATCATCGTGACGATCGGGATTTTGTTGTTCGCCTACTCGACGGCCATCAGCTGGTCCTATTACGGCGACCGCTGCGTGGAATATCTCCTCGGCGCGGGCGCGGTGGTTCCCTACCGGTGGGTTTACGTTCTCATGAATTTTCTAGGAGCCATTTGGAAGCTGGACTCGGTCTGGGCCTTCGCGGACCTGGCGAACGGATTGATGGCTGTGCCGAACCTGATTGCCCTCGTCGCGCTGAGCACGTCCGTGGCGGTCATGACGAAGGAGTATTTCTCGCGCGAGCACGTGCCCTACCGGTAGGGCCCTACGGAACAATCCGCGCGCCCCGGAACAAGCTGCACTTAAGCAAAACCCGGCTGAACGCCTTGATGTGGGGCAAGCGGGAAGTTAATTTAAACTCGTCAGACGCGTATAATGGACGGAATGCTTCGCTATCTTCGCGTGCGGGACGTTGCGCTGTTCGACGACCTCTCGGTCGAGTTCTCTCCGGGCCTCACGCTGTTCACTGGAGAAACGGGCGCGGGGAAATCGCTCCTCGTCGGGAGCCTCGTTCTTCTTGCGGGAGGACGTGCGCAGGAAGCGCTGATTCGCACCGGCGCGGACGAGGCGCTGGTTGAAGCCGCGTTTGACGTCGCCCGGAACGCGCCGCTTCAAAAACATCTCGATGCGGGAGGGTTCGAGGCGGGCGAAGAAGCGCTCCTCGCGCGCCGCATCGTGCGCGGCGGCGCGAACCGGGCGTTCGTGAACCATTCGCCGGCGCGCGCCCAGGACCTGGCCGCCGTGGCCGGGTTTCTTCTGGACCTGCACGGCCAGAGCGAGCAGGTCTTCCTTCGGGAAATCTCCTTTCACCGCGAGAGCCTGGACGCGTTCGCCGAGAACGACTCGCTTCTCGAGGAGGGCGCGGCGCTGTGCGCGGAAATGAAGACGCTCGAGGAGCGCCTCGAGGCGCTTCGCTCGGACGAAAAGGTGCGTGCGCAGCGCGTGGACATGCTGCGCTATCAGGTCGAGGAGATTGAACGGGCGGGCTTCTCGCGCGGCGACGAGGAGCGCCTGCTCGCCGAGGAGCGGGTTCTCAAGAACGCCCAGCGCTTCCTCGAAGCGGCGGGCGAGTCGCTTCGGCTGTTGGAGGGCGACGAGGACTCCGCCCTGGCCCGCATCGCGTCGGCGGAGAAACAGACGGAGCGCCTGGCCGCGCTGGACGGGGCGTTCGAGGAGACCCAGAAAGGCCTTGCCGAGGCCGCGGCCCGCATCGAGGACGCCGCCCGGACGCTGCGCGACAAGGCCGAGGGCGTGGACCTGAGCGCGCAGCGCCTCGAAGAAATCCAGAGCCGGCTCTACGCGCTCGACCGCCTGAAGCGCAAGTACGGCGACTCGCTCGACTCGGTGCTCGACCACTTGGACCGCGCCAGGGCGGAGCTCGCGGAGCTGACAGGCGAAGGCGGATCGCCCGAGAAGCTCGAAGCGGACTTGACGGCGCTCTATCGCCGCTACGAGACCTGGGCCGAGACTCTTTCCAAGCGCCGCCGCAAGGCGGCCCGTGCGCTTGAGGCGCTGATGAAAAAGGAGATGCCGCGCCTGGCGCTGGAGCGCGCCAAGTTCGAGATATCCATCCGGCCGCTCGAAGGGGAGGGAAGTCCCGTGCGCCTGGGCGGCGTGCCCGTGCGCTACGGGCCACAGGGCTCGGAAAATATCGAGTTCTTGTTTTCCCCGAACGTCGGAGAGCCTCCCAAGCCCCTTGCGAAGATCGCCTCCGGAGGGGAGCTCTCGCGCGTTATGCTCGCGCTGAAGACGGCGCTTTTGGCCTCGGATTCTTCGCGCGTACTCATCTTCGACGAGGTGGACCAGGGCATCGGCGGGCGCGCGGCCGAGGCCGTGGGCGAAAGGCTGAAGGCCCTCGCGCGCAAGCATCAGGTGCTCTGCGTCACACACCTTCCGCAGATTGCCGCGCTCGCCGACCACCATGTCCGAATCGAAAAAACCGTCGAAGACCGCCGCACCACGGTGCGCGCAAAGGAGCTCTCGACAAAAGAACGCGTCGAAGAGCTGGCGCGCATGCTCGCCGGCAAGGATATTACCGATTCCGCCCGCCGCCACGCCCGCCAGCTGCTTGCCCCGACCTGCCCGCCATAGGCGCGGGGGCATGCCGGGACTCGCCCGCGCGTCCCTTACCATATCGGAGGCTCAGCATGTTGCATAAATGCAACAGGTGTGTGGTAAAAGAGCATTTTCTATGAGTTTTTTTGAGTGATTCCAGCTTGGAGATACTATATGTAGTGTTTTTCTTCTGGCATGGTTTTTGCTTTATTTATTGACCTATGGCTTCCTTTCTCTATGAGCGCACCCTGCGGCGGCCTGTTGAAGGGCAGGGCGTGGGCCTTCATTCAGGGGCCGAAGTGGCGTTTCGCCTCCTTCCGGCGGCGCCAGGCACGGGCATTGTTTTCGTTCGCCGCGACCCGTCCGCCCGAGGGGGCCGGGACGGCGTCGAGATACCGGCGGGCTTGGAATATGTCCAGCCGGCGCAGTACGCCACGGTGCTCGCGGCAAACGGGGCGTCCGTCGGGACGGTCGAGCACCTCCTTTCCACGGCGGCGGGCCTCGGCATCGACAACCTTCGGGTGGAGCTCTGGGGGCCCGAGGTGCCCATCTTTGACGGAAGCGCCAAGCCTTACGTAGCGTTCTTCCGGGAAGGCGGCGTCGAGACCCACGGTGTACCGCGGCGCGTTCTCGTTCCCCAGAAGCCCCTCAGCTTCCGCCTAAACGGAAGCCGTCTCGCGCTCCACGCCTCGAGCAAGATGCGCATTTCGTACACCATCGACTTCCCCGGCACGATGGTCAGCCATCAGGAGCTTTCGCTCGTTCTCACGCCGGAGACCTACGAGAAGGAAATAGCGCCGGCGCGCACCTTCGGCTTCGCGCGCGACGTGGAAGCCATGCGCCGCAGCGGTCACATCCGCGGTGCGACGCTCGAAAGCGCCATCCTCGTAGGCGAGGAGGGTATCGTCAACGGCACGCTCCGCTTCCCCGATGAGTTCGTGCGGCACAAGATCCTCGATGCCATCGGCGACTTTGCCCTAATCGGCAAGCCCTGGCGGGGCCACTTCAC
The DNA window shown above is from Acidobacteriota bacterium and carries:
- the recN gene encoding DNA repair protein RecN, which translates into the protein MLRYLRVRDVALFDDLSVEFSPGLTLFTGETGAGKSLLVGSLVLLAGGRAQEALIRTGADEALVEAAFDVARNAPLQKHLDAGGFEAGEEALLARRIVRGGANRAFVNHSPARAQDLAAVAGFLLDLHGQSEQVFLREISFHRESLDAFAENDSLLEEGAALCAEMKTLEERLEALRSDEKVRAQRVDMLRYQVEEIERAGFSRGDEERLLAEERVLKNAQRFLEAAGESLRLLEGDEDSALARIASAEKQTERLAALDGAFEETQKGLAEAAARIEDAARTLRDKAEGVDLSAQRLEEIQSRLYALDRLKRKYGDSLDSVLDHLDRARAELAELTGEGGSPEKLEADLTALYRRYETWAETLSKRRRKAARALEALMKKEMPRLALERAKFEISIRPLEGEGSPVRLGGVPVRYGPQGSENIEFLFSPNVGEPPKPLAKIASGGELSRVMLALKTALLASDSSRVLIFDEVDQGIGGRAAEAVGERLKALARKHQVLCVTHLPQIAALADHHVRIEKTVEDRRTTVRAKELSTKERVEELARMLAGKDITDSARRHARQLLAPTCPP
- the lpxC gene encoding UDP-3-O-[3-hydroxymyristoyl] N-acetylglucosamine deacetylase — protein: MASFLYERTLRRPVEGQGVGLHSGAEVAFRLLPAAPGTGIVFVRRDPSARGGRDGVEIPAGLEYVQPAQYATVLAANGASVGTVEHLLSTAAGLGIDNLRVELWGPEVPIFDGSAKPYVAFFREGGVETHGVPRRVLVPQKPLSFRLNGSRLALHASSKMRISYTIDFPGTMVSHQELSLVLTPETYEKEIAPARTFGFARDVEAMRRSGHIRGATLESAILVGEEGIVNGTLRFPDEFVRHKILDAIGDFALIGKPWRGHFTASKAGHQAHTLALKEWLADPEAFAIEETTEEDAALSQLA
- a CDS encoding sodium:alanine symporter family protein, yielding MIPILILTGIFLTFRLGFVQVRHLRHAFALISGRYDNPHDEGDITHFQALSAALAATIGIGNIAGVATAIHMGGPGAVFWMWVTAFFGMAIKYSSCMLAVRHRKLHEGGSVSGGPMYFIELGLGKSFRWLAVLFATCAAVSSFGTGNMVQSNTVAQGMRAHFGIPPYVTGFVLAVFLCLVIVGGIRRIGQVASRLVPAMCTLYIAGAVVILVHYVRDIPEAFASILQSALAPTAATGGFLGCAVMMTLRWGVARGLFSNESGLGTAPIAHAAAKTKEPVREGLVAMVGPFIDTIIICTMTALVIITTGVWSDSFEKHLPSEAVEIRSGAPEAADHASVSELPPFTGTLHAEQGHVLSPDELSFLARDGLAKDPLLIGRDGNPFTGAIQVEEGSIVSPEVGVRAGVLLTGAELTAEGFKRGLPGTWGNIIVTIGILLFAYSTAISWSYYGDRCVEYLLGAGAVVPYRWVYVLMNFLGAIWKLDSVWAFADLANGLMAVPNLIALVALSTSVAVMTKEYFSREHVPYR